TCGAGCCCGAGACGACGACGAAGGTCGGCTATGCGGCCCTGTTCCGCCGCGGTCACATTGGCAAGGTCCTGTTCATCGGGACGATCTGGATGTGCCAGGCGGTTCCGATGTTCGCCATCTACACCTTCGGTCCGCAGATCATGGCGGACTTCGGTTTCGGTGAGGTGCAGACGGCGACCCTCGGGCAGATCGTCATCGGCACGTTCTTCATGGTGGGCTGCATCCCCGCCATGTTCCTGGCCAACTCCATGGGGCGGCGCAAGCTGCTGGTCGGCAGCTTCCTCGTCATGACGGTGGCCCTCGGCGTGCTGGGGATCGTGCCGGTCGCCGGAACCGTCCTCGTCATCATCTGCCTCGCGACCTACGCGTTCTTCTCGGGCGGGCCGGGCAACCTCCAGTGGCTCTACCCGAACGAGCTCTTCCCCACCGACATCCGGGCCTCCGCCACCGGTGCCGCCATGGCGTTCAGCCGGATCGGCACGGTCATCTCGACCTACGTGCTGCCGAGCTTCCTCGCCAGCCACGGCCCGCGAGCCACGATGATCGCCGGCGCCCTCATCTCCGGCCTCGGACTCGTTGTCTCGGTGCTTTTCGCCCCGGAGACCCGTGGTCTCACCCTCAACGAGTCCAGCAAGCTCGGCGTCGGCTCCCGGCGCGCCCCCTCACCCGCTCCGAGCCCCGGCGCCACCCCTCCGTCCCAACCAGCCGCCACGAGCGGATCCACGAAGGAAGCATGACGATGAAGATTGCAGTTGCCTACAAGTGGGCCCCGAACCCGCAGGACGCATCGGTCTCCCAGGAGGGGACCGTCGACTGGGGCCGGGCGAAGGCCGCCATCTCCGAGTACGACCAGGTCGCCCTCGAGGTGGGTCGACGTCTGGCGGACTCAGCTGGCGCAGAGCTCGTCGGGATCAGCGCAGGCCCCGCCGACGCCGGGAGCAGCATGGCCCGCAAGGCCGCCCTGTCCCGCGGTCTGGACCGGCTCGCGATCGTGACGGACGAGGCGCTCGCCGGTGCCACCGCCGGCCGCACCGCACGGGTGCTCGCCGAGGTCGTCGACCAGGTCGGCGACGTCGATCTCGTGCTGACCGGGGACTCCTCCGTGGACCTCGGCGCCCAGCTCGTGCCGTCGGTGCTGGGCGCGGTGCTCGGCTGGCCCGTCCTGTCGAACGTCACCGCGATCACCGGCTCCGCCGGCGACCTGACCGTGGAGCGTTCTCGCGAGGGCGGCACCCAGACGCTCCGGGTCACCGGTCCCGCGGTCCTCGCCGTGGCACCGGACGCGGCGATGCCGAGCGTGCCCGGGATGAAGGACATCCTGGCCGCCGGCAAGAAGCCCACGGACGTCCTCGACGTCCCCGTCCCCGACGCCGAGCCCGTCAGCGTCGTCGCCACCGCGCCCCCGGAGATGAAGGCCCGCAAGCGCCAGATCATCGACGGTTCCGACCCAGCGGCCGCCGCCGCCGAGCTCGTTGCCGCATTGCGCGCCGACAACCTCGTCTGAGCCCGTGACCGAAGAGCAGGAGAATCCCATGAGCAGCGCCTACATCCTTGTCGCCGACGACGCCCGGATCGGCGACCTCGTCGCCGCCGCCGCCGCCACCACCACGACCGCACTGGTCGTCGGATCGCGGGAGGTGGCCGAGCGGGTCGCCACCTCCGGCGTCGACACGGTCGTCCGCCTGGTCGGCGCCGTCGACGACGCCCCCCTCGAGGCGTACGCCGCCGCCGTCGCCGAGATCGTCGCGGAGGCGTCCCCCGACCTCGTGCTCGTGGCGACCCGGCCCGCCGAGCGCGTCCTCGCCGGCGCGGTCGTCGCCCGCACCGGTGCCCCGGTGTTCACCATGGTCAGCTCGGTGCACGTGTCCGACGGGTCTGTCGAGCTCACCCGGGACGCCTTCGGCGGTATCGCGCAGGAGACGCTCAGGGTCGCCGGCACCGCTGTGGTCGTCGTCGACGGCGGCCCGGCGGTCGAGGCCGGCACGCCGGTCGAGGTCACGGAGCGCACGGTCGAGCCCGCCCCCGGCACGACCGTCGTCGAGGACCACGCCGCCGAGCGTGCCGCCGTCGACCTGTCCCGGGCGCCCCGGATCGTCACGGCCGGACGCGGCGTCAAGGCCCGCGAGGACCTTGCCCTGGTCGACGCCCTGGCCTCCGCGCTGGATGCGGAGTCGGCGTGCTCCCGCCCGCTGGCCGAGGGCGTCGGCTGGTACAGCCGCGACCGGTACATCGGTGTCACGGGTCAGCACGTGCAGCCCGAGCTCTACGTGGCCGTCGGCGTCTCCGGCCAGCTGCAGCACGCCGTCGGCGCGCGCGGGTCCGGCACGATCGTGGCGATCAACGCCGACAAGGACTGCCCGTACTTCGCCGAGGCAGACTACTGCGTCGTCGGCGACCTGTACTCGGTCGTCCCGGCCGTGACCGAGGCGCTGTCATGACCGAGGCCGTCGAGCCGGACTTCGACGTCGTCGTCGTCGGGGCGGGTATCGCCGGGCTGGTGACGGCGTACCGCCTTGCCGAGGCCGGCCGGTCCGTCGTCGTGATCGAGCGTGGCGAGACCCCCGGCTCGAAGAACCTCTCCGGCGGCGTGCTGTACTCGCGCGTCCTCGAGCAGGTGTTCCCGAACCTGCTCGAGGAGGCGCCGGTCGAACGCCGCATCACGCGCAACTACGTCCAGTTCCTCAACGGCTCCTCCTCGGTCGGCATCGACTACCAGGACGAGCGACTGGGCGCCCCCACCAACGCGGTGACGGTGCTGCGCGCCAAGCTCGACGCCTGGATCGCCGAGCGGTGCGAGGAGGCCGGCGTCTTCCTCATGCCCGGTGTGCGGGTCGACGACGTCCTCCGCGAGGACGGTCGTGTCGTGGGGGTGCGCGCCGGCGAGGACGAGCTGCGTGCCCACGTGGTCGTGGCCGCGGACGGCGTGAACTCCTTCCTCGCACGGACGACGGGACTCCGGACGAAGCCGGCGACGAACCAGGTCGCGCTCGGGGTCAAGGCCGTCCTCGCACTGCCGGCCGAGACCATCGAGGATCGGTTCCACCTCCGCGGCGACGAGGGTGTGGCGTATGCCATCGTCGGCGACTGCACGCAGGGGATCGGCGGCGGCGGGTTCCTCTACACCAACCGCGAGTCGATCTCCGTCGGTGTGGTGCTCCGCCTCGACGCCCTCGTCGACTCGGGCAAGTCGTCCGCGGAGGTGTTCGAGCAGTATGTGCAGCACCCGTTCCTCGAACCGCTCCTGCGCGGCGGCGAGATCGTCGAGTACGGCTCGCACCTCGTCGCAGAGGGCGGCCTGGACATGGTGGGCGACATCCATACCGACGGCATGATCGTCGTCGGGGAGGCGGCCGGGCTGGCGCTCAACACGGGGCTGACCGTGCGCGGCATGGACCTCGCCGCCGCCTCGGGCATCGCAGCCGCCTCGGCGATCGACGCGGCTCTCACCACCGGTGACACGAGTGCGGCAGGGCTGGCGGGCTACCGTTCGGCACTGTTCGAGTCGTTCGCGGGCATGGACATGAAGACCTACGCCAAGGCGCCCGCATTCCTCGAGCGGGAGCGCCTCTACGAGCAGTACGGCGCCCTGCTCGCGGACGTCCTCCACGGCGCCTTCAACCACGACCTGACCCCGCGTCGCCATCTGCGCGACGTCGCCCGGGACGCGCTGCGGCGCTCACCCGTGCGCGTGCGGGATCTGATGTCCGACGCACTGGCGGGGGTACGAGCACTGTGAAGATCGGGAGCGCGGCCGAGCGGCTGGCCCAGAACCGCTTCGAGACCGACGAGCAGGAGAGCCACATCGAGGTGAACCAGGAGGTCGCCCGCCGCGCGGGCGCGGTCGACCTGCTCGTTCGGGTGTGCCCCTCCGGGGTCTACAGCAAGGAGGCGGACGGTTCGCTGTCCGTCGAGTACGCGGCGTGCTGCGAGTGCGGTGCGTGCCTGGCGGTCGCCCCGCCCGGAGCGCTGTCGTGGCGCTACCCGCGCGGCGGCATGGGGGTGCAGTTCCGGGAGGGCTGAGCACGCGACGACGCCCCGCCGGTCCGCCGGCGGGGCGTCGTCGCGCCCGGGAGACGGGCGGTCATTGCCGCCCGCAGGTGAGCCAGGTGCGCGCGGCGCGCCCGAGGTCTTCGCGGTTGTCGACCTGCAACTTCCGACACGCCGCGAAGACGTGGTTCTCCACGGTACGGACCGACAGCACCATCCGTGCCGCGATCTCCTGGTTGGTGTATCCGCGAGCGACCGCGACCGCGAGCTCGCGCTCACGGGCCGTCAGGTTCACCGCCTGGTCGAGCGGGTTGAACAGCCCGCACAGGTCACGTCCGCGCAACCCGGCTTGGCTCCATGCAGCGTCGGCGTGCGAGATCGCCGCGGTCATCTCCCCCCGGTCCATCAGCTCAACGGACCGGGCCACCGCGGTGCGCACGGCCATCTGCCCCAGGCCGGCGTGGCGTAGCACGGCTTCCTGGCGCTCGAGCTCGTCGACGTCCCGCGACGCCAGCGCCGTCGCGTAGTCCGCAAGCCGCACGAGCAACGGGGACCCCGAACCGGCCGCGATCCGGGCGATGGTGTGTGCCCGCTCCGGGCATCCGCTGCGCTCGAGAGAGCGGACCCCGGCAACCACGCCGGCACTGACGAAGCCGCGCTCGAGCCGTTCGTTCGCCAGGTCCCACAGGGCCTGCGCCACGTCCCGGTCGCTGGCGTCGGGCATCAGCGCCGGTTCCTCCGCCGCGTCCATCCACGGGTGGGGTCCCCGCAGACCTCGTAGGGTGGCGGCCTCCGTTGCCAGCACCCGGGCGTACCCCGGCTGGTTCCGCCAATGGGCACCGGACGCGGCCAGGGTGAGCAGCGCCGCCTCGTCGTGCCTGCGGTGCAGGGGCGCGGCACCGAGCTCGAGCACCGATGAGACGAGACCGTTGAGCTCGACCGCGCGGCCCTGGAGCCACAGCGCGAACGCCGCGACGTACGCATGCTCCAGCACGGTCACCGGCTCGAGCGCGGCGCGTCCTCGCCGCACACCCTCCAGTGCGTCTCGCACGGCGTCATCGAGGCGACACTGCAGAACCGCGGCCAGGCCCCGCAGCGCCGAGATGTGCTCGCCCGCCTCGGCGGGGAGAGTGTCCAGCAGTGCGAGCGCCCGGTCCGCGTCACCGGAGGCCAGCTCGATCTCGGCGGCCACCGGAATGAGCAGAGGATGACCGGTCGCGCCGGGGTCGAGCGGTCGCACGGCAGCCCGTGCCTGCTCCAAGTCACCCGCGACGAGCTCGACACGTGCGGCCCCCGCGCGGAGCACAGCATGCGCCCGGCTCCCCGCCTGACACGCGGCGTCCAGCTCGG
This window of the Georgenia yuyongxinii genome carries:
- a CDS encoding MFS transporter; translation: MAVNGRDGVGAAPAGRVLLDDVAMTPFLKRLTVFASGGPFLDGYVLSIIGVALIQLGPELELDAAATGAIGVAAIVGLFLGTAVGGWMTDRIGRKRMFVIDIVGIALISVGTAFVPNVVMLVVMRFLIGIVVGADYPIATSLIAEFTPRRHRAVSMGVAAAAWYVGANVAFLVGYFLLSVEGGWRWMLASAVVPCLVILVGRWDIPESPRWLVRNGRSQEAAAIVRRIFGTDVELEPETTTKVGYAALFRRGHIGKVLFIGTIWMCQAVPMFAIYTFGPQIMADFGFGEVQTATLGQIVIGTFFMVGCIPAMFLANSMGRRKLLVGSFLVMTVALGVLGIVPVAGTVLVIICLATYAFFSGGPGNLQWLYPNELFPTDIRASATGAAMAFSRIGTVISTYVLPSFLASHGPRATMIAGALISGLGLVVSVLFAPETRGLTLNESSKLGVGSRRAPSPAPSPGATPPSQPAATSGSTKEA
- a CDS encoding electron transfer flavoprotein subunit beta/FixA family protein; this translates as MKIAVAYKWAPNPQDASVSQEGTVDWGRAKAAISEYDQVALEVGRRLADSAGAELVGISAGPADAGSSMARKAALSRGLDRLAIVTDEALAGATAGRTARVLAEVVDQVGDVDLVLTGDSSVDLGAQLVPSVLGAVLGWPVLSNVTAITGSAGDLTVERSREGGTQTLRVTGPAVLAVAPDAAMPSVPGMKDILAAGKKPTDVLDVPVPDAEPVSVVATAPPEMKARKRQIIDGSDPAAAAAELVAALRADNLV
- a CDS encoding electron transfer flavoprotein subunit alpha/FixB family protein yields the protein MSSAYILVADDARIGDLVAAAAATTTTALVVGSREVAERVATSGVDTVVRLVGAVDDAPLEAYAAAVAEIVAEASPDLVLVATRPAERVLAGAVVARTGAPVFTMVSSVHVSDGSVELTRDAFGGIAQETLRVAGTAVVVVDGGPAVEAGTPVEVTERTVEPAPGTTVVEDHAAERAAVDLSRAPRIVTAGRGVKAREDLALVDALASALDAESACSRPLAEGVGWYSRDRYIGVTGQHVQPELYVAVGVSGQLQHAVGARGSGTIVAINADKDCPYFAEADYCVVGDLYSVVPAVTEALS
- a CDS encoding FAD-dependent oxidoreductase produces the protein MTEAVEPDFDVVVVGAGIAGLVTAYRLAEAGRSVVVIERGETPGSKNLSGGVLYSRVLEQVFPNLLEEAPVERRITRNYVQFLNGSSSVGIDYQDERLGAPTNAVTVLRAKLDAWIAERCEEAGVFLMPGVRVDDVLREDGRVVGVRAGEDELRAHVVVAADGVNSFLARTTGLRTKPATNQVALGVKAVLALPAETIEDRFHLRGDEGVAYAIVGDCTQGIGGGGFLYTNRESISVGVVLRLDALVDSGKSSAEVFEQYVQHPFLEPLLRGGEIVEYGSHLVAEGGLDMVGDIHTDGMIVVGEAAGLALNTGLTVRGMDLAAASGIAAASAIDAALTTGDTSAAGLAGYRSALFESFAGMDMKTYAKAPAFLERERLYEQYGALLADVLHGAFNHDLTPRRHLRDVARDALRRSPVRVRDLMSDALAGVRAL
- a CDS encoding ferredoxin family protein; translation: MKIGSAAERLAQNRFETDEQESHIEVNQEVARRAGAVDLLVRVCPSGVYSKEADGSLSVEYAACCECGACLAVAPPGALSWRYPRGGMGVQFREG